In Metopolophium dirhodum isolate CAU chromosome 5, ASM1992520v1, whole genome shotgun sequence, the sequence CATTGGGATGAAGacgaagattataaaaaaagtaaagcaaTCGTTCAGTCAATGAGAGTTGTCAACGATATTGCAGAGAGAGGAGTGGCTTTGATGGAggaatataacaaattacacaCCACAAATGAAGAACAAAAACAGTTCCTTTTGTTACTAATAAAACAGTTTAGGCAAAAATATCCGGacagaaaaaaatcaactttaatattataataatgtaaatatttttagaatgtaattataacatagctaattaaaataataatacctaccttatatgtaaaaattatactagataataaaatatacaaacaattaatttttttcgaaatttatcaattttcaattcctGGTAGCGAccttcaaaaaaaattcaaaaaaaaaaattttacctgtAATAGTATCTCcgaggtaggtataaaataattacgagGTGCCTTCAAATAAATTGAAGAAAAGAATTTATTTGCCCATATAAGCATCTCCCTAATAAGTATATCTAAATTATAGATGATTACCTAACTCACCTTATTCACCTAACAAAGGAAAAAAAGACGGTATttgttaaaacataaattattacgattgtataacataatttatacatatttttaatctccattctaaataatacctaagtatatttttattctattctaTTCTTTTTTAGACTCTGAAACCAATATATCTACCATCTTTTTGAAACAGGTTTTAAAATGGAAATAGGATAATTAATTAGACGTCAAaatcatgaaatatttataatttgtaatattgtatacagcTGCAGTGAACTTACGTATTAAATTAGCATCTTTAAAATTtccaacaaaattttattttgtcagcTGTGTAAATATGAAGTGATTTgaaatgtgtaaatatatagatataatatgacATGGACACAATATGGTTCTTAagtatgttttacattttttatttataaaatatttttcaaatttcatgtttttcgtctgtatgtaaataaatattttgataatgtgatttttttttaaattaatcaccATTTCTATAACTTCTTTCCAATTTTTTTCCGATCATAGTTTCCCGTGTTGTatgctattttattttgcatttaaaacattaataggtacatcctataaatatcaataattttgttttattatccttaaagaaatttataactcgtttaaaattaatttcgttGGCCGTTGCACGTATACCCAGCAATAGTGtccatatataatgtatagtatcaGGTTAAACTGTAAAACTGCAAAACCACCTataaaaagatataataataagtatatgtgttgtaatttataatttataagggtACAAACTACAAGACATAAACCTTTTTGGGGTTGCTGTCCTCAGACAGGTATTATGGTCAGTAAAAATCGTTAAAGCTACGTCGTGTATTGacgacattaaaaaaaaaaacttatttaaatataaaataaagtacctatgtaatagggtaatataatgcaatattgtaTTGTCGAATGAGACAATTCAATATTTGGACGTAAGTAAACTGGACCAAACCAACcactgtataaattataaactaacaaAGATTTTGACCGAAAAATTCGTGTGACGGTTATTGAAaacttgatttattttaattaaaataataattttattatttttattaggtactcaaccaaacggttattatttttataggtatctgatcaaaaataaattgtttgaaaaatatgttttaaatgtctGAAGTAGCTATGTTAgggcaatatatatttttttatttaatatgagctgtaataaaataaaatttaaacggtAATTATTGTTGAACAGATAATCAAATTACAATCGtagaacacaatttattttctcAGTACCTATAAatccaatttaaaatgttataaactggTAAGCGGTAGGTAACGAAGAATTGGTTTAATTGACAATATTGAATTGAAGACTTtgaaggtacctataatagtaaccACGAGAATAGACGCCGTAATGTGTATTTCAattactctttttttttatcatctcgATTAATGTTCATTGACAGCGTAACAAATGAACTAACCTATATATGTTCTCACTTCTAGTCATTGAACTGTACGTAATTCAAAATCAAGCGTAgaattgctataatattatacatattatgtgagtCGATTTTGCACTTCTGTTGTGTTGggatttttataactatatattattaacggGCTAGATTTCGACATAATCTGTGTGATTCGACTTTAGTTCCTCAATCTAACAAGAAACCAAACATGATTACTATTAATACAGATATCAATTAAGATAAACCAACGCATTACGggtattttatcaagattaaaAAACGGATTCTGCCTTATCAGTCATGTCCAATCACCATTAGTTTTAAGGGATGGAGAATCCAATTTTGGGGCTTTAGAAATAGTCGGCATTTTATACAGCGCATCAATTACCAAATTGCTGGCAGGGTTATAGGTTAAGTAATGTTTCAAGGTCTCAGTACAATAATACGTCAATACTCATTGCTATAactttaatatagttataaggTTTTATGCTTTTATCAGATATATGTagctttataaataataataataatggcaaaTATTGTAAACTGCATAGTTgtttataagaataaataatattatctataaatatattttcatattttcagcAGTCTATAGTTTATTgccaataattttgtataataatataactatattatagtgtgatATACTGATTTATAATCAAACATGTTTTtgaaataggtattatactatcgttttttttttaccttttattaacataacacattcaaacaataaatactaTGAATAACTATGATCAGGTAATAAtggaattaaatataaatgcattactcacaaataatgttttttatttaattatcatacacattttgaaaaaaaaatcacaactcaaaataataggTTAACGTTCCTAAATCGaaacttaatatataaacattaaacatatagatgttaagtataaaatttttaaaaaacaatacgttaaaataacttaataataatattatttataaaacttaaacaacaaaaaatttttttttagatagcaTCAATACTTCCTATATTTCCAACATCGGAAAAACAGAtgtagacatattttttaatacgtatgtatatattatagttatagcataggtaggtattgatgtatttttaatttatttttaaacagaaaTGATTTTCttgtcaaatatttaaaataatctgaATACTTTTGACGTGTATTACACAAAAATAcagctaatattaaattattagtttttggaAATATAGCAACACTATAAGTAAGTTTTAATGGGGGGTTTTTTATGTGCTtacaattatagtaataaaagcACACAGAACTCTATCTTATacattcaaatacttttattacataataacttataatacatataatacgtaATTTGATCCCTAACACATTACATCTCACTATTATTGATTAGactaacgataataataaaatagttcttATTAATTTCCAAGTGAAAACCTACTGaaacacgaataataattatgctattgaaatatattataataggtactagactagatattttaaaaagttataaaataataatagtaaaagtgAAGAGAtagatatattgtataaaatacattatgtcTACTGATCATGGAAAACAAAGGGATCAGGGTTGGTCATCGATTACGTGAATGGACATGAGTACCTACtagtcaaaaaaaaagaaagtgaactaactaaaaaaaagagagaaaacaaatttctatttgaaaatatgaacctgacaatatgataaatatatataattatacattataaatatttctactcGTCCGCGATGAATCAATATTTATCGATCGATAATATCGATATAGttggataatatttaaaaattatgtgttAGGCACTTGATCAGTTTGTAATGATTCTCAGTGAATACGCACAAAGTCATAGGCAAATCTCACAAGATGTGGCtcggaaatatatttattaggacGAGAACGCATATTATAACAAACGATTCCCCAgatgatcatatattatataaataacagaGTTGTGCTAGTTGCATCTCCATTGGTCCAGTATACAGGATTTTACGTTTCcagtaaaatattcatataactCGCCCATTCTgttagttaataaaaacataataaaacatatgttattatattttgagatCAGTTTTGTCAAGGACAAGCGGAAAAGTTTGTTGTTTTCACAggaactttaataataataaaaaaaaaaaaatacaaaataatatagttgaaaaaaaaatcgagtcgatgacaaaaataaaatggaagttttcttttttaaattgctaACATAGCGATGGATTTAGAGTGACTAACtctttcaatgttttttttttgaatttttttttgttttttttatttttgagaccAGTTTTAGTTTTAAGTACAATGATTTGAAGTAGCActacattgtaaatataaaaaataatatcttattattataaatactaccattaatatcatataatattggatacagtacttattattattatattttaaaattattttggctTTAAATACAATACTACTTATATACGCTTTAATGCTAAAGTACAATtatctacctacatataatCATTACCAAGACGACGTACACACGCGCACTATTACATGGTGTCCATTAGTCCattagtatattatggtatagaTGAATTTTAGTAACGGTGCTtccgtgataaaaaaaaaaacgtcgtgTCACACAATTACTCCGTTCGTGAAAATAAAACCTAAccgcatattatactaataaggACACTCAGTAATCTGTATgtgaaaataacatttataccGATAATTGTATTAAGCTAAACTATATGAAAATACTGTACCTACCAACCGATACGATgttgttaatacaatttattacgaGATAAAGTCGACggataaaaaatgtgttaattgtatgtaatattatatatcatgtttatttaatttatctatgcaacatagtgatattattatatgctatattatgtatattataagaacCGGTAGATTATTGTAAGCAGcacgatttaatttaaattttttttatcaagaatttagtttttttttaaaattttttaaagggTTAGTAGTTTTATGGTTAGTCttagtatattatcttaaacgaatttaaataacacaaaaatacaaaataaaaatattattttctcaaaattCTTACCAAGCAATACGCCGTTGACCGGATCTATTTGTtaaagaacaaatatttaaacaaaaataaaattgaaattagttTTACgaaaacaatgttttaaaacGAAACCCTGCGTTAATTTttcgaatttataatttatattatataatatatagtaataattatcgattttcgttgtataataatacaaatatagctcattattataatgaacagatcgagataaaataaataaataaatattattttatcaatgttattTGTACAActcaagaaatatattattatacttataattatttttttcactatttcaaaatatcaataaaccgataaatctgtttttatggccataatgataaatatataatatatatgtatcgaAAAAGCTTTGGGaggtgtgtattgtgtatacatCTCTAATTTTGTGTATTTCTTTTGAAACCGAATTACAGTGCCGACATTACTTATATACTCTTATATACGATCACGTTATcacataaatacttaatattataaataggtacaccaTTAGTTAATTACTgctacattaataattataataagaccGTAAGCTAACCGTCTAACGTTAACTCCGGCGTATTAATTGAGATTTCCCTCCGTCATTTACCGGTGATCGTTTGCGCATTTGCATATCGAGCGGAGCTAGGACGATGGCGAAAATATTATGACAGCcgtgaatattattgtattcgccTTCGTTGTGGCCATAACTCTGCGATAACGGTTATCGCGGTCACGGTAAACAGCAACGGTCGGCAATACCAACCGCTGCGGATTGTCCGGAAAAACGTCAAACTTTTCGAGGTCGGATGAACGAAAAAAGGGGGAGGGGAGGGAGAGAGTGAGACAGTGAACTTTTCGGAGAGGTTGGACGTTTGGGTGAAGGGGGCGGATAGGGAAAAACAAAGAGATATTTGACGAGAGAAAAACGCATGGCGGGAAAGACAGAGAGATAGAGAGATAGATAGAAAGACGATAGGAGTTCATTTCTTCGGCGGGCTCTCCCAGCCGTTTTCTTTGATCATGTGTGCCATTTCGATTATGTACTTGCCCTCCTTGTACTTCTGGCTGGATTCGAACGCGTGTTCCTGCAACACATACGAacacaccaaaataataataacgtatattttattgtttggcATGTATACAGTACGTAGACGTTACGAATAACCCCACACGTATACACATTGTcagggaaaaaaataataataggcaaGAACCAGAACCAgaataaaaaacgaaaataaaccAGTGAGTTCATGTTATAGAGTTTTTTACTATAGGCGagtttattacctatacctttATCTAAGAACACACATTATTACAAAAACTATAagggtttttgaaaatattttttttaatgatttcaagtagttacaaaacaacatttatcCCAaacaattattaggtatatattatgttgtattattgtaattttttaagtttttcactttttttgtatgataatatacatttttaatttcattatattctaaataagcTGAATATTTATCGGAGTACTTCGATGTTTCAAAATCAAATTCGACCGagtatttttttggttaatTAACTTTGTGCACTAAGGATAATAGGTTTATAGACCCATGAAAATGGGTTAGGAAGATATgggtatattcaatattactatggttattttaacaatttaataattaatattaacctatcaacatttataatttattaaaatggtcTAAGTATACTAAATACTAGATCCcatattggtattttaaattatgtacatcaacattttgaaaaaaaattatccgttAAAAAATTTGCGTTAAAAAGAGAGGGGGGTATCATttgaaaacagaagtttgtaacTCCAGagtccttaagtagtacaaaaaatatcttgagaatttgaaaataacatacttaatataataataatgactatattattttcaaatttttgaggtattttttgtaattcattaaTGAAGGAAAAATTAGGGTTAGAATGCTCGGTGAATCATTTGCGTCTATATTCAGTAACATGTTACTGCAAAAAACTgcagttttaaatgttataattttataacgtaGTAGGTatggtaattttaataaatgtataaataatttcatgatACAATATAACTACAATGAAGAATTATtacgtatacaaattataattgaataggtAACTAATATTAACAAAACGCAACTGCAGAGTCAcagcacaatattatatggaGTACGTTTGAAAAAGAAACAGTGAATTACATTTCCAACTTTATTAAATCCTCTGAGCAAATTTTCTCTATAGCATAACACCCAttgaatatattgttatttgtgttTTGTTGGTTGTTGGTATTATACgtagtataatatgatgaaaactGATTTGGTttacgaattattataataacgaatagGATTATTTTACGGTGAAATGATATTTCTAAACATTAGTATAAGttcaaagaaattaaaataccatattatgtatagttcgCAGAATGACAATGTGACGAAAAAGATCTCTTAAAAATGTAAGCCGACCGATAATAATGGGTATTTTTAtactgataattttattttataaaatgttttaaaaagtaaaaaaaaacttttacgataatatttaaatattatgatgtagtgTTTTGATTGTATATACTTTGATCTCTTTTTATTCGGATtgtatttttctgtttttataatatacttattcttGTAGATACTATACACTATTACGTTGATCACGGGAcatgatagttattaataataaatacacggTAGTTGTACACTCACGTATTTCCAACCCAGGGTGGTCTTACAGCATTCACAATATATATCGGCGACCGCATGCAGTCCGGTCAACAAAATCCTTTCTTCTGCCGGGCCGCATCCAACGTTTACACTAAAGAAGAACGAACAAAAgtcaatatttaagttataatattatattatgttgaacgaGGAGGGAAAAAACTTAATGGGTATCCGCGCGATGACGTTAAATAAAACGTAGAAACGTTAATATTATTCAcgatcttatattattttattatgtctacAAAGTTACAGAGTGACTCGCCGCTAAcgaaacataataattgtatttcacTTATTATTTCAAGTCCCAAAAAAGGTATAACGTTaagaaacattaaaaataattatacttacacAGAATTGAAAAGGTATGCTCTTCCTTGACTGCCTTGAAAAGactgaaacaataaaaaaagaaaagaaattattaaaaaacgacattaaataatatatcaaaaaataaaatcgactAAAATGctagttaatatttatacattgttaaaaatgtatacatataaatattatattaaataaatcaccCATTATGTATAAACACTATTACAATAAGTTATTCAAtactgtaatacatttttaatatcaattctatattattagaatttaagtTCTAAATCTAAACATATTTCGCTTTgcgtgttataaattataataatattataatgtttagaaTCTAATGACATCTACACGAAATTTCCGGTAAAATCTTTCAATtgcattgttttattgttaaatatacgtcggatatcaaattgtttttaaatttttatttccattatcatattatagaaaTGTATACCACATTAAACCTATACGGAATATTgatgtataggtattacaaaTTTACTTAAACAAATCAATTGCATAGGTATATGGAACGAAATATTCCACTTGTTGGTtgtttattcttttttaaaacgcaaaacgaaatgtttactaaataattaatataatgtctatgcatctaaaataatataatattatctactatatTATCTTACAGTCTACAGATGATCGTCGAACGCAAAATGAGCGACACATATTATTGAACagatattatatcgatattttatCGTCGCAATAAATcgaaattttaatgaaaattgaaaataatgtcCTGTACTCCTGTGTGTAATTTTATGACTAATCGGTTTTCAAACCAACCCGACCATTAACCTCGTCACTCAAGATTATGTcggtagtttaaaaaaaacccattttATTGCACTTATAAATGTCGATAAGATTACGGAaaaaggtaattaaaaataaaaaaatactgattattttttatttatttaccatcgACTCGTGACATCATACTAGatagccataatattatacactccgGCACGATTGATGTaggttgtataaaataattttctataggTACTCATGTACTCGTACGAGCAATTAACgaatgactataatatagtataatatggatCCAATTTTCCGGTGCGCTTTTGATTGTGAGGAATTAACGATTTATGTATTAACACGAGTAGTACGACTATAAAACCTTTGAAGTGAAAATAAATGGagcaagtaaaaaaaataatgaaaaataaatcaataaaaataacaaaacctgATACCTACCGAGATAAAAATTACAGTACAGCGCGGTAAAGGTAATTTAATCAACAATATAAATGGGTGTGATttcattgattaaaaatatataatgtgccATTGTTATGCAAGTAAGGCGTAAGGCGCGCAACAGCAAActgtttatgttattaaaacttgagactacctacctataatatagattGTAAGACCCATTTGTATATTTCTACGAAATTAAGTATACCTAACGTATTTGCGCATACGATAGTGTTAAAATGCCTCTAAAACGCAATTCTGTATTAATTGAATTATGTAGTATATTGGCACCCGTTATAGGTGCCCAGTATAGATAGTATGTAGGCCTTTTGCGGTTTGTTCACACCCCTACAATTTCCTGCAATTTCCAGCGATCGCTGTTGGCATTTCAGTGCCATcgttgaaatttttttcaacaaaaaaaaaagcaagaAATCcacaaatagtatataatttttttttaatgtatttcgGTCCaagcgatataatattatgcgatcgGTATTGATAAAACGGTACTTGATCACCCGTACGGCCGTATATAGATAAAGGAAGAGACGGAATTGTTAGAGAGAATCTTGCGTAGGGAGATGAAAAACAGCTAAtttccaataaatatatttttatacctatattttagtgATCGtaacaattaaacaaaatgGTAGTAGGTACTTTGCCTGTTCATCACAAAACCGTTCGTACAAAACGGTACCTGCGTTTTAAAGCGACTATGGGggataataatgattaatattataccactgGCTACTATTAATACTGCAGTCGTGGTTAACAACGACCGtagaaaaattggtttttttttcgggCGCATAACAACGCACTGTTTCTATATTATACGAACCGCCATCGTTATAACTACTGCCAGCGAGTTCTCactaaatcattaatattatcgaTTCCTGGGGTAGCTTCCTAAATTTATTGTGTAGTAAATCAGCCAGAAAATAACTACACATATCATAGGTAGCAGGGCTAAACTTAGAGGGGGCGAGCAGAGCTCAGGCCCTGGGCCTCGCGCTTTTTGCTTACATTTGGAGGCCTCGCGTttgaaaaaaatggtaaaattggtttaaaaattgGTTAGGTTAGCAAATCCTAAGGACGGCCCTGATTATTGGTAggcattactattataatattataataagcatcCCGGGTATCGGTCAGGCAGCAGCGTaggaaaaaaataaccaaaggtacgtaggtatacgtcgtattataataataacgatgcgtttaatataaatatatttattatatttaagattcGTTTTACGTCGTGTTTAATAGCCGAAGTGTTGTTTACGACGAacaacgattattatttacataataatactacgTCATATGCCTTTGCGTCAGCTGTGGCAGACAGTCAGACGCGGTCGGACGGTTTTGATTTTTTACGATCTCGTTTAGTGTTTAcgttatagaaattatattttagctgGGTAAAACGGATATGGACGTGAATCACTATTTAGAACGACTGACCGCGCACGGCGAAcgttatcataattaattattggacACGTTACACGTATAATATCAGGTATATATACCGTCGCTGTATTGTGgtatataccttatacctacccGTCCGTGTTGGCGGTGAACCATTTacaaaacgttttattttatattaatttataataatataacgagtaACGATGCGTAACGAAATCAACGACGATAGATCGCGGGACAACCGGGCACGACGCCACAATTACGAGCTAGATAATAGCGATCGGCTTTTGAGAGCTGCACaatgcgatattattatttttcatttatcatcataatattgtataaaa encodes:
- the LOC132944405 gene encoding protein yippee-like 1 encodes the protein MVKTFQAYLPDCHRTYSCIHCRAHLANHDELISKSFQGSQGRAYLFNSVVNVGCGPAEERILLTGLHAVADIYCECCKTTLGWKYEHAFESSQKYKEGKYIIEMAHMIKENGWESPPKK